A genomic stretch from Methanobacterium sp. includes:
- a CDS encoding PadR family transcriptional regulator — MVRISELEVAILGLLYEHHHYAYRLEEIIEKRAMLNWADLEYSSMESVLEKLEEKNLVENEIRKIEGQPSRNIYSITDEGKFVFREKIKELMSKNSKVVYPFDLAIANMNFLSYKEIIQSLKLYLKSLEERIEFIDNSIKIQEENNVPYNFIAIFSRSSALLKAEKRWIEEFIEEIKEMEIYE; from the coding sequence ATGGTTAGAATATCGGAATTGGAGGTCGCTATACTTGGCCTGCTTTATGAACATCACCATTATGCATACAGGTTAGAGGAAATCATAGAAAAGAGAGCTATGCTTAATTGGGCAGATTTAGAATATTCATCCATGGAGAGTGTTCTAGAAAAGCTTGAAGAGAAGAATTTAGTTGAAAATGAGATAAGAAAAATAGAGGGCCAACCTTCAAGAAATATTTATTCAATAACCGATGAAGGTAAATTTGTTTTTCGAGAAAAAATCAAGGAGCTCATGTCAAAGAATAGCAAAGTTGTTTATCCATTTGATTTGGCAATTGCAAACATGAACTTTTTAAGTTATAAAGAGATTATTCAAAGTCTGAAGCTTTATTTAAAATCTTTAGAAGAACGTATTGAATTCATTGACAATTCAATTAAAATTCAGGAAGAAAATAATGTTCCATATAATTTCATTGCTATTTTTAGTCGTTCAAGTGCTCTTTTGAAAGCTGAAAAAAGGTGGATAGAAGAATTTATTGAAGAAATTAAAGAAATGGAAATTTATGAGTAA
- a CDS encoding DUF2769 domain-containing protein has translation MTRIEFSMENIKKCLCTKCAVQIESQCVKDKQSIMILMTQQDLDSPMRMDEVRVPGLYCSTGRAICRDIDTKKVCKCNECHIWKAYGLEPKRYFCRDGKAEK, from the coding sequence ATGACCAGGATAGAATTTAGCATGGAAAATATTAAAAAGTGTCTTTGTACCAAGTGTGCAGTACAGATAGAAAGCCAATGTGTAAAGGATAAACAGAGTATAATGATTTTAATGACTCAACAGGATCTTGACAGTCCTATGCGAATGGATGAGGTACGTGTACCAGGTTTGTACTGTTCAACAGGCAGGGCTATTTGCAGGGATATTGATACAAAAAAGGTGTGTAAATGCAACGAATGCCATATCTGGAAGGCATATGGTCTGGAACCGAAGAGATATTTCTGCAGGGACGGAAAAGCAGAAAAATGA
- a CDS encoding phage holin family protein: protein MERQDKKYHKSSFYWLWRTLILWIGSSLGFLLIADLSVGLTINNWTTAFIAAAVVGILNAILWPLLSRLLLPFMVFTVGIGALLINGALIWLASNFVPGITIEGTALILTPIGMAAISTILNAIVTIDDDAAWYRSIRSAVKKFDNNNVKDTSGIIFMEIDGLAKNILLEAIERGDMPTLKRWIDKGSHVVSGWETDLSSQTGASQAGILHGNNQDVLAFRWVEKENNNRFMESTGLNDAPIVEERISDGNGLLSINGASRSNLFSGDAEDVIFTFSKLKHLKKFYNRAWYYVFSNPSNFSRIVCLFLWDALLDYKSQIMHRLRNIRPRIYRGITFPFVRSGANVFLREVTTFALIGDVLEGHVDVAYVTYLGYDEIAHHSGIRDEDAFYALRGIDKQLHRVEMASQLAHRPYQLVVHSDHGQTNGATFKQRYGQTLEDVVKELLPAETQIYADISPSTGDHFVAAFTAPGDKVKGFFQDKTIGVNEYIQKYRVNKKPGKIKKKDANVMVLASGNFGMIYLTDNVERLNFEDINQIYPDLIPGLAKHEGIGFILVNSNEHGPLVIGNNGTYYLNDDTIEGENPLANFGLNAATHIRRTNNFKYTPDILAMSLYDPEKNEVAAFEELVGSHGGIGGEQSFPFILHPVEWDLGDDLIGAEKVHQAFKAEILKVNM, encoded by the coding sequence TTGGAAAGACAGGATAAAAAATATCATAAATCAAGTTTTTACTGGCTATGGCGAACTCTAATTTTGTGGATAGGGTCTTCATTGGGATTTCTGCTTATTGCTGATCTTTCTGTTGGTTTAACAATAAACAATTGGACCACAGCATTTATAGCTGCAGCTGTAGTCGGGATTTTAAATGCAATATTGTGGCCACTCTTATCGCGGCTATTATTGCCTTTTATGGTTTTTACTGTAGGGATAGGTGCCCTATTAATTAATGGTGCTTTAATATGGTTAGCAAGTAACTTTGTTCCAGGAATAACAATAGAAGGAACAGCACTAATCTTAACCCCAATAGGAATGGCAGCAATCTCCACCATACTTAATGCCATTGTTACTATTGACGACGATGCAGCATGGTACAGGAGTATCAGAAGTGCTGTAAAGAAATTTGATAATAATAACGTGAAAGATACGTCCGGAATAATTTTCATGGAAATTGACGGTCTGGCAAAGAACATCTTACTTGAAGCAATTGAAAGAGGAGACATGCCCACTCTAAAAAGATGGATTGATAAAGGCAGCCATGTAGTTTCAGGTTGGGAAACAGATCTGTCCAGCCAGACAGGAGCAAGCCAGGCAGGAATTTTACATGGTAACAACCAGGACGTTTTAGCATTTCGCTGGGTTGAAAAGGAGAATAATAACAGATTTATGGAATCAACCGGACTAAATGATGCCCCCATAGTTGAAGAACGTATATCTGACGGTAATGGCCTTCTCTCAATTAACGGTGCTAGCCGTTCAAACCTATTCTCCGGCGATGCTGAAGACGTTATCTTTACTTTTAGTAAGCTTAAACATCTTAAAAAGTTCTACAACCGAGCTTGGTATTATGTATTCTCCAACCCTTCAAATTTTAGTAGGATAGTTTGTCTATTTTTATGGGATGCACTTTTAGATTATAAATCACAGATCATGCACAGATTGAGAAATATAAGGCCACGTATATACCGTGGAATTACTTTTCCATTTGTTAGAAGTGGTGCAAATGTATTTTTAAGAGAAGTAACGACTTTTGCTCTAATTGGGGATGTATTAGAAGGCCACGTGGATGTTGCTTATGTAACTTATTTAGGATACGATGAGATAGCGCACCACTCAGGAATTAGGGACGAAGACGCTTTTTACGCCCTAAGGGGCATTGATAAACAGTTGCATCGTGTGGAAATGGCATCCCAATTAGCTCACAGGCCTTATCAGTTAGTGGTGCATTCTGACCACGGTCAGACTAATGGGGCAACCTTTAAACAGCGTTATGGACAAACCCTGGAAGATGTGGTAAAAGAACTATTACCTGCTGAAACTCAGATATACGCCGATATTTCGCCAAGTACGGGAGACCATTTTGTTGCTGCATTTACTGCTCCGGGTGATAAAGTTAAAGGATTTTTCCAGGATAAAACCATTGGTGTGAATGAATATATACAAAAATATAGAGTTAATAAAAAGCCAGGAAAAATCAAGAAAAAAGATGCAAATGTAATGGTGTTGGCTTCTGGGAATTTTGGAATGATCTATTTAACAGACAATGTAGAAAGACTAAATTTTGAAGATATTAATCAAATATACCCTGACCTCATTCCAGGTCTGGCCAAACATGAAGGAATTGGATTTATTCTTGTTAATTCTAATGAACATGGCCCATTGGTAATTGGTAACAATGGAACTTACTATCTAAATGATGATACTATCGAAGGAGAAAATCCTCTGGCTAATTTTGGTTTAAATGCCGCAACACACATTAGAAGAACTAACAACTTTAAATACACTCCAGATATACTTGCTATGAGTTTATACGATCCTGAAAAGAATGAAGTAGCTGCATTTGAAGAACTTGTTGGCAGTCACGGCGGAATTGGTGGAGAACAATCATTCCCATTCATATTACACCCTGTAGAATGGGATCTTGGCGATGATTTAATAGGTGCAGAAAAAGTCCATCAAGCATTTAAAGCCGAAATATTAAAAGTTAATATGTAA
- a CDS encoding PAS domain S-box protein, with amino-acid sequence MKDSGDEEDLSNELNLLKQKIIELEKQVTEKEFQLEKSKRITQLLDSATDSVFLHDFDGNFVYLNEAAYKTRGYTKEELMNMNLHKLDAPKYEKLIDPRIKDLMEKGESIFESATICKDGSQMPVEVHSTIIEYENKPLVLSYVRDITERKKIENELISVKEQYRALFDNMGVGIAFIAPNMEILDLNGQMKEWFPNINVSKKPICYKAFNDPPREDICTYCPTYKTLKDGKIHESTTDTPVGDEIINYRVVSSPIMDEGGKVVAAIEMVEDITERKRMEEDLKRAYATFNSIFEGPENIIAFSLDNKYNYIFFNQAHSQTMKNIWGVDIEIGKNMLDYISFPEDRMKAKINYDRALSGENFIELEAYGEETLSRRYWENIYNPIQSGKSIIGLTVFCIDITERKKAEDALRKSEEKFRAIFENVQDIFFQTDIKGKIIEVSPSVENYFGIGPNELVGNQVDMLYHNPEDRKKLLNALNEKGEVTDYEITLKNSENRLIYISANVHFIFDSKNRPVGIEGALRDITERKKTEEALKLSQIRLSDAMDLAHLANWELDPYKQIFIFNDKYYSMLGTTAEDEGGYLMPVEHYIKKYVHPNDAQFIAEGMKKSLATRKLTFGAEFEHRMIRRDGEICYVAIHIKVIPSTDTQSAHIYGTVQDITDRKIVEEKLRESLEEKEMLLKEIHHRVKNNLMVISSLLNLQSQYIKDKEALDIFKESQNRAKSMALIHERLYRSTDLKKIDFGEYIHTLATDLFHTYVPDPGRVKLNMNAENLMVDINTTVPLGLIVNELITNSMKHAFPEGRKGEINVDFFKEGNEFVLIVQDNGIGFPEDLDFRNTKSLGLQLVNNLIGQIGGTFGLERSNGTKFKIKFKEKYE; translated from the coding sequence TTGAAGGATTCTGGTGATGAAGAAGATCTTTCAAATGAATTGAATTTACTAAAACAAAAAATAATTGAGTTGGAAAAACAGGTAACTGAAAAAGAGTTTCAGTTAGAAAAGTCAAAGCGCATAACACAGCTCCTTGATTCCGCTACTGATTCAGTTTTTTTACATGATTTCGACGGAAATTTCGTTTATCTAAATGAAGCTGCTTATAAAACACGTGGTTACACTAAAGAAGAATTAATGAACATGAATCTACATAAATTGGACGCTCCTAAATATGAAAAGCTAATAGATCCACGAATTAAAGATTTAATGGAAAAAGGAGAATCTATTTTTGAATCTGCTACTATTTGTAAAGATGGGTCCCAGATGCCTGTAGAAGTACATTCCACAATTATTGAATATGAAAACAAACCACTTGTTTTAAGTTATGTCCGTGACATTACAGAACGAAAAAAGATTGAAAATGAATTAATCTCTGTTAAAGAACAATATAGGGCTCTTTTTGATAATATGGGGGTGGGAATAGCTTTTATAGCTCCAAATATGGAGATTTTGGATTTAAACGGCCAGATGAAGGAATGGTTCCCTAATATTAATGTTTCCAAAAAACCGATTTGTTACAAAGCATTTAACGATCCACCTAGAGAAGATATCTGCACTTATTGTCCAACCTATAAGACTTTAAAGGACGGGAAGATTCATGAATCTACAACAGATACTCCTGTGGGTGATGAGATTATAAATTATCGAGTAGTTTCTTCACCTATAATGGATGAGGGAGGCAAGGTCGTTGCCGCAATCGAGATGGTTGAAGATATCACTGAACGTAAAAGAATGGAAGAAGATTTAAAACGTGCATATGCTACTTTTAATTCCATTTTTGAAGGTCCGGAAAACATAATTGCTTTTTCACTGGACAATAAATATAACTACATTTTCTTTAACCAAGCACACAGTCAAACCATGAAAAATATTTGGGGAGTTGACATTGAGATTGGAAAGAATATGTTGGATTACATTTCTTTTCCTGAGGATAGAATGAAAGCTAAAATAAATTATGATAGGGCATTATCGGGGGAAAATTTCATAGAACTAGAAGCGTATGGGGAAGAAACTCTCAGTCGAAGATACTGGGAGAATATTTATAATCCTATACAGTCAGGTAAGAGTATAATAGGTCTTACTGTGTTTTGTATTGATATAACGGAAAGAAAAAAAGCTGAAGATGCCTTAAGAAAAAGTGAGGAGAAATTTAGAGCCATATTCGAAAATGTGCAGGATATCTTCTTCCAGACAGACATTAAAGGTAAAATAATTGAAGTAAGCCCATCAGTTGAAAATTACTTTGGGATCGGTCCAAATGAATTGGTTGGAAATCAAGTAGATATGCTCTACCATAATCCTGAAGATAGAAAAAAACTTCTAAATGCTCTTAATGAAAAAGGAGAAGTTACAGATTACGAAATTACACTAAAGAACAGTGAAAACAGATTGATATATATTTCTGCCAATGTTCATTTTATATTCGATTCAAAAAATCGCCCTGTTGGAATTGAAGGTGCCTTGAGAGATATAACTGAACGTAAAAAAACTGAAGAAGCACTTAAATTGAGTCAAATTCGTTTATCCGATGCCATGGATTTGGCGCATCTGGCTAACTGGGAACTCGATCCTTATAAACAAATATTCATATTCAATGACAAGTACTATTCTATGCTGGGCACGACCGCAGAAGATGAAGGCGGTTATCTTATGCCAGTAGAACATTATATAAAGAAATATGTACACCCTAATGATGCTCAATTTATCGCAGAGGGAATGAAAAAGTCTCTTGCTACTCGTAAACTCACTTTTGGCGCTGAATTTGAACACAGAATGATTCGCAGGGATGGAGAGATATGTTATGTGGCTATTCATATTAAAGTTATTCCTTCAACTGATACCCAAAGTGCCCATATTTATGGGACTGTCCAGGATATCACTGACCGTAAGATAGTTGAAGAAAAGCTAAGGGAATCTCTTGAAGAGAAAGAAATGCTCCTTAAAGAGATCCACCACAGAGTTAAGAATAATTTGATGGTTATATCCAGCTTATTAAACCTTCAATCTCAGTATATCAAAGATAAAGAAGCTTTAGATATTTTCAAGGAAAGCCAGAACCGTGCTAAATCTATGGCTCTAATTCATGAACGTTTATACAGATCCACGGATCTTAAAAAAATTGATTTTGGAGAATATATTCATACTCTGGCAACAGACCTTTTCCACACTTACGTCCCTGATCCAGGTCGTGTTAAGCTTAATATGAATGCGGAAAACTTAATGGTGGATATAAACACCACTGTTCCATTGGGACTGATAGTAAATGAACTTATAACCAATTCCATGAAACACGCATTTCCTGAAGGTAGGAAAGGGGAAATAAATGTTGATTTTTTTAAAGAGGGCAATGAGTTTGTGCTCATAGTTCAGGATAATGGTATTGGATTTCCTGAGGATTTAGACTTTCGAAATACAAAATCACTTGGTTTACAATTAGTTAATAACTTAATTGGCCAAATAGGAGGTACTTTTGGGTTAGAAAGGAGCAATGGAACAAAATTCAAAATCAAATTCAAAGAAAAATACGAATAA
- a CDS encoding TRAM domain-containing protein — protein MFGSNNSNDRGSSSPIKEGGEYDVKIEDTGRDGDGIARIEGFVVFVSGAKVGDEVKIRINSTRRNFAFAEVVE, from the coding sequence TTGTTTGGAAGTAATAACAGTAATGATAGAGGAAGTTCTTCTCCTATTAAAGAAGGCGGAGAATACGATGTTAAAATTGAAGATACAGGTAGAGACGGAGACGGAATTGCCCGTATAGAAGGTTTTGTGGTTTTTGTTTCAGGTGCCAAAGTAGGCGATGAAGTTAAAATTAGAATTAATTCAACCAGAAGAAATTTTGCATTTGCTGAAGTAGTAGAATAA
- a CDS encoding PAS domain S-box protein — MGKNDLNERKKAKKVLEKSHEKLEELVEKRTLELAKSQEELQKASKYTRSLIEANLDPLVTISPEGKITDVNTAVEMVTGYNRIQIIGTDFSNYFTNPEKAKAGYEEVFKQGFVKNYPLEIQHIDGHVTPVMYNASVYRDENDNVVGVFAAARDITELKRAHDDLLISERRLNNIIDGSPISQFVIDKDHKIIYWNDALEKNSGIRAKEVIGKAEQWRAFYNEKRPCLADLLVDESQGEILKWYRGNAKKSKFVKDAYEAIDFFPAMGEDGKWLFFTAAPIRDFEGRVMGAVETLEDITERKKAEIALQKSEERFRAVAESAVDAIVTTDANGDIIFFNNSLETIFGYQKDELKRKPLTLLMPERFKDKYLDELKRFKFTGEHKLIGRIATTTGLKRDGTEFPFEMSLSSWRSGENIYFTSIIRDLTEKKRAEDALKESEEKYRTIIETAQEGVWIIDENANTTYVNQGMAEMLGYSADEMMDKSLFDFMDDEGKVDAEEKMERRREGIKEVHDFRFLHKDGSSVWAMISTNPIFDKNGEFSGALGMLSDITHRKQMEVQIKESLEEKEMLLKEVHHRVKNNLAVISSLLNLQSDYIRDKEDLELFRESQTRAKTMALIHERLYQSRDLKNIDFGEYMHTLINDLFNTYSVDPGLVKLNMSLENVMLDINTSIPLGLIVNELVSNSMKYAFPDGRKGIIKINFESGKDQYVLCVSDNGVGLPEGIDFKNTDSLGLQLVNSLTNQIEGEIELDKSHGTEFKITFKDII; from the coding sequence ATGGGAAAAAATGATTTAAATGAGCGGAAAAAGGCCAAGAAGGTCCTTGAAAAATCTCATGAGAAATTGGAAGAACTGGTAGAAAAGCGCACCTTGGAATTAGCAAAATCTCAAGAAGAACTTCAAAAAGCTTCTAAATACACACGCAGTCTTATTGAAGCTAATCTAGATCCATTAGTCACTATTAGTCCTGAAGGGAAAATAACAGATGTAAATACTGCTGTTGAAATGGTTACTGGCTACAATCGAATTCAGATTATTGGAACCGATTTTTCAAATTATTTCACCAACCCTGAAAAAGCAAAGGCAGGATATGAAGAAGTATTTAAGCAGGGGTTTGTGAAGAATTATCCTCTGGAAATTCAGCATATTGATGGTCATGTTACTCCTGTAATGTACAATGCTTCTGTTTATCGTGATGAAAATGATAATGTGGTGGGGGTTTTTGCTGCTGCTCGTGATATAACTGAACTAAAAAGGGCACATGATGATTTGCTTATTAGTGAAAGGAGATTAAATAATATTATTGATGGGTCCCCGATTTCCCAGTTTGTTATAGATAAAGATCATAAAATCATTTATTGGAATGATGCATTGGAAAAGAATAGCGGGATAAGGGCAAAGGAAGTAATTGGTAAAGCAGAACAATGGAGAGCATTTTACAATGAAAAAAGGCCTTGTTTAGCTGATTTATTAGTGGACGAATCCCAGGGAGAAATTCTAAAATGGTATAGGGGTAACGCTAAAAAGTCTAAATTTGTTAAAGATGCTTATGAGGCCATTGATTTCTTCCCAGCCATGGGTGAAGATGGAAAATGGTTATTTTTTACTGCAGCACCTATTCGAGATTTTGAAGGTAGGGTGATGGGGGCTGTGGAAACACTTGAAGATATCACAGAACGTAAAAAAGCCGAAATTGCACTCCAAAAAAGTGAGGAACGGTTTCGTGCTGTAGCAGAGTCTGCTGTAGATGCAATTGTGACTACTGATGCTAATGGAGACATTATATTCTTTAATAATAGTTTAGAAACTATTTTTGGATATCAAAAGGATGAATTAAAAAGAAAACCACTTACTCTCCTCATGCCTGAAAGATTCAAGGATAAATATCTGGATGAATTAAAAAGATTCAAATTTACAGGAGAACACAAGTTAATAGGGAGAATAGCAACTACAACTGGATTAAAAAGGGATGGAACTGAATTTCCTTTTGAAATGTCTTTATCATCATGGAGATCTGGAGAAAATATTTATTTCACATCCATCATCCGTGACCTAACCGAGAAAAAAAGGGCTGAAGACGCTTTAAAAGAAAGTGAAGAAAAATACCGTACTATTATTGAAACTGCGCAGGAAGGAGTTTGGATCATTGATGAAAATGCCAACACTACCTATGTAAACCAAGGTATGGCTGAAATGTTAGGTTATTCAGCAGATGAAATGATGGACAAGTCCCTTTTTGATTTTATGGATGATGAAGGAAAAGTTGATGCCGAGGAAAAAATGGAAAGAAGGAGGGAAGGCATAAAAGAAGTGCATGATTTCCGTTTCCTCCACAAGGACGGCTCTAGTGTTTGGGCAATGATTTCCACTAATCCTATTTTTGATAAAAATGGTGAATTTAGCGGTGCTTTAGGAATGCTTAGTGATATAACCCATCGAAAGCAAATGGAAGTTCAAATTAAAGAGTCTTTAGAAGAAAAAGAAATGCTCTTAAAAGAGGTCCATCACCGAGTAAAAAATAATCTGGCTGTTATCTCCAGTTTACTAAACCTACAATCAGATTATATAAGGGACAAAGAAGACTTGGAGTTATTCCGGGAATCCCAGACCCGTGCAAAAACCATGGCCCTTATCCATGAGAGATTATACCAATCTCGGGACCTGAAAAACATTGATTTTGGAGAATATATGCATACTCTTATCAATGACTTATTCAACACTTATTCAGTTGATCCGGGCCTTGTAAAACTTAATATGAGCCTAGAAAATGTCATGCTAGATATTAACACTTCTATTCCTCTTGGATTGATCGTTAATGAATTAGTATCAAACAGCATGAAGTATGCGTTCCCTGATGGCAGAAAAGGTATAATAAAAATTAATTTTGAATCAGGGAAGGATCAATATGTGCTTTGTGTATCTGATAATGGGGTGGGCCTCCCAGAAGGCATTGATTTTAAAAATACGGACTCATTAGGTCTACAGTTGGTAAATAGTTTAACAAATCAAATTGAAGGTGAAATTGAACTAGATAAAAGCCATGGAACTGAGTTTAAAATCACATTTAAGGACATAATATAA